The genomic interval aatcaaaacttttaacttttaaaataaaagaaccaaTTCtgtgaattaataataatagagggatcaaaactgcaattaaactaaaataatataataaatataatatattaatgataccataaaatagtaaataaaaaaatagatattaaatgaatatataaaataaaaacttttgaatACAAGGTTGTTCTTTAAAAGTGCACAGAAGTTTGCAGTGAAAAATATCTAAGGCAAAGAATCACATGCGTTGTGACACTTTTTGTGTGTGCCATTTTCACTCTCTCTCATCTATATAAAAACACAACAGTCTGCAACGTAAGTGTTGAACCGTTCACTCACTCAATCTGTGCTATTTCTTTGCTGCAGATAAGACCAATCCCATCTATTTGCTTCaggtttctctctctctctctctctctctctctctctctctctctccggTTTGTCACGCTGCACTTCATTTTCTTCTAACTAATATTTGTGATCATGTTTTGTTTGCTAAGTTTTGATgtgtctttaatttttttttaatgttattctTCGTTATTGAATACATTTGAGAGCAGTGAGATTATTGAATACATGTAAATATGGTCTCATTTAGTTGATCTAGACATGCACAGAGAAAACATGTAAATCAGATACAGCTTAGTTCAATAATTGGAGAcaaatgaaaagagaaaaattataatttgaaaagaatctaaatttaaatgatttgtttaCAATAAGATATTGAGTCCATttgtttaagataaaaaaaaaagattttgactttatatttaaaaaaaatgatttttataatagtttatttaaaaatagtagaagttgttttaaactaatttgttattgattaaaaaagtaatttttacatttaataACTATGATATtcattgttaaatattttaacatgataaaaattatattttttttaaaaaaggtatctttcataaatgatatttatgaaaagttttttaaaatagttttaaattttaaaaaaggtatcttttaaaaataatattttaagataaactatttaaaccaatttttcattttaaactttatttttgaaattcttttttaaaaacgttataacaaaatataaaaatattataaaaactattttttttaatttaattaatttataattcttttttagaaaaatatgagGTTGTTTTGATAACTTTTGCATCTCAATATGGTTTTGTTTGATTGTCAAAAATATCTTGTGTAAAGGGGGCAAGGAAGATATTATTTGAATGTTTATGTTTTTGTCTTGTTCTGCTTTTCTGGGATGGAGGAATCTTCATTCAACTCCATGTGAATTGTATCTAGATATTCTTAggtatttttatttagttttaaatatgtataattGAGAATTGAAACAATTGACAGTGATGTGTGGATTTGAAGCTGTGAATGTGAACAATTTTACCTTACTTCAATTTTGTTGTATGTAGAAAATAATGCTTCCATTCTCTACTTGGAATTAATATGATGAAAAGTGAAAACCATTGTTAGTGGTTTTGATATGATTTTTTGTTTATCAAGAGCAGATGGTTGATTTGCTAAGTATTTGATGAACTCTTAAGACAAGATATGCAGATGGTTGATTTGCAGATGGTTGAAATTaatcatttaacttaaaatCTATTCATATTTGTGTATATAGACAAGATATGTTTACACATTTGACATACATGCCTgttgtaaaataaatgaaaattcgTTTAACAAAACTTGAGTTTCTGCAGTTCTGCATCGAGATGGCGTCGGTGCATGCTAATGTGACATCAGTTGTTTGCAAGAATGGCAACCATGTTTCTCAATCAAAGTTCCCAAACACTTCATTTTTGCCTCGATTCGATGTTGTTGGGCGTTCTTCAAATGCTTGGAAGAAGGAATTAGTTCCACCTTCCATGGCTTTGGTACCAAGAGCCACATTGACATTTGATCCGCCAACTGCTAATGCAGACAAAAGCAAACAAAAGAAGCATACTGTTGACCCTGCTTCTCCTGATTTTCTTCCTCTGCCTTCTTTTGAACAGTGCTTTCCAAAGAGCACAAAAGAATACAGGTGTGCATTgtattctttaatatatatactattaaaCATTAATGAATTTTTGTCTTAACCTTCTAGTTACCAGGAGCCCTTCTCAGGGGAAAATGCCCCTGGTAATTTGCAGTTCAGTTGGGAAGTAAGTAAAGTATGACAAATAATTGTTTCAGTCAAGGTTAAGATCCAGGTTCTCCCGAACGATTTGCCCTTTAGTGAAGCTCATTAATCACTGAGCTCAACCACTTGATTAGCATTAACAAAATTTGATTACAAATCATTTGGCTTTCTATGCCTTTTGTTCGCAAACTTGCTATGCATACATGTTCTCAGACGGCTCGTTGTAATTAATATGTCATCATGTTTACAGGGAAGTTGTTCATGAAGAAACTGGTCATGTGCTCAAAGTTCCATTTCGACGAGTTCACTTGTCTGGTGATGAATCACACTTTGATACCTATGACACCAGTGGTCCCCAAAATATTAGTCCAAGGATAGGTatgaaaatcaagtttttttcGCCATGGCATTTTCTTTATATCTTGAGTCTGTGGTATGTTTTAAGTCCAAGGACTGGTTTTATCTTGCAATATATAAGATTAGAAGTGAAACTTAGCCAAATTAGCATTTTAGTTGCTTGTATGTATACTAACACTAAGTGTTAAGAAAATTGCTTTATCTAATTGGTTTCTTTTCATGGATTTGATAATTAGGACTACCAAAATTGCGTGAAGAGTGGATTGATAGGAGACAAGAAACAGGTCCTCCAAGATTCACTCAGATGTACTATGCTAAGCAGGGAATCATTACTGAGGAGATGCTTTATTGTGCAACTCGTGAGAAGCTCGACCCAGAGTTTGTGAGGTCAGAAGTTGCTCGTGGACGAGCTATCATCCCTTCCAACAAGAAGCACTTGGAGTTAGAACCGACGATAGTTGGAAGAAACTTCTTGGTGAAAGTAAATGCCAACATTGGAAACTCTGCGGTAGTAAGCTCTATTGAAGAGGAAGTTTACAAGGTTCAGTGGGCAACCATGTGGGGTGCTGATACAGTCATGGACCTCTCAACTGGTCGTCACATTCATGAAACTCGAGAGTGGATCTTACGCAACTCGGCTGTTCCAGTTGGGACTGTACCTATTTATCAAGCACTTGAGAAGGTTAATGGAATTGCTGAAGATCTTAGCTGGGAGGTTTTCAGGGATACTTTGATTGAACAAGCTGAACAAGGTGTAGATTACTTCACCATCCATGCAGGAGTACTTCTGAGGTATATTCCTTTAACTGCGAAGCGCATGACAGGAATAGTTTCGCGAGGAGGATCGATTCATGCAAAGTGGTGCTTAGCTTATCACAAAGAGAATTTTGCTTATGAGCATTGGGATGACATACTTGACATCTGCAATCAATATGATGTGGCACTCTCCATTGGTGATGGGCTAAGACCTGGATCCATTTATGATGCTAATGACACAGCTCAATTTGCTGAGCTCTTGACACAAGGTGAATTGACTCGTAGAGCATGGGAAAAGGATGTGCAGGTGATACATATTGTCAAACTTTCTTGATGActtgtcattgataaatacatgaaaatataaaaatcatttggCCTCTTCAATTTGATTTGGTCTTTACAATGTCTTGTCATGTTCATGTTGTGCATCCTTTTCATTCTTGATTTTGTAGCATGAACAACTAGGACTCTTTCTTGAGACtggtgttgtcaaatagcagctaTTGCATAGCGGAATTGGAACAAATCTCAATTGTTCTGAGATAcattatttagtacaaagtgATGTCAAATTGAGGCTATAGTGGTACTATAGTACTCAAGTGTAGCATAATTTGAACAAGCCACTATTCTCTGCTGTTTGCGAGTGACAACACTTCTAGGGACTATATTTTTTCAGATTCTTTTAGTATTACTCACTTTTTTAGGACTAGATTAataatccattgagaatttttttatagttggTAACTGATGTTGAATTTACAGCTGCTATATAGTTGGTAATTAGGTTTTGTTATATGGTGACCTTATGGTCCTTATCTATTTCATCTGAGATAAGTCTATCATCAGCTATTGGGGAAGagggaaattattattaattaaactaacAGTCATTTTGCATCTGTACTTGAGGGAATTTGAACTCTGTCACTTGAGGTTATTATGTCAAACTCTTAAGACTGAGTTGTTTTACAGGTGATGAATGAAGGACCTGGACATGTTCCAATGCACAAGATTCCTGAAAACATGCAGAAACAGCTAGAATGGTGTAATGAAGCACCTTTCTACACTCTTGGTCCTTTAACAACTGATATTGCTCCTGGTTATGATCACATCACCTCTGCTATTGGTGCTGCAAATATCGGTGCACTTGGTACCGCTCTTNNNNNNNNNNNNNNNNNNNNNNNNNNNNNNNNNNNNNNNNNNNNNNNNNNNNNNNNNNNNNNNNNNNNNNNNNNNNNNNNNNNNNNNNNNNNNNNNNNNNNNNNNNNNNNNNNNNNNNNNNNNNNNNNNNNNNNNNNNNNNNNNNNNNNNNNNNNNNNNNNNNNNNNNNNNNNNNNNNNNNNNNNNNNNNNNNNNNNNNNNNNNNNNNNNNNNNNNNNNNNNNNNNNNNNNNNNNNNNNNNNNNNNNNNNNNNNNNNNNNNNNNNNNNNNNNNNNNNNNNNNNNNNNNNNNNNNNNNNNNNNNNNNNNNNNNNNNNNNNNNNNNNNNNNNNNNNNNNNNNNNNNNNNNNNNNNNNNNNNNNNNNNNNNNNNNNNNNNNNNCTCTGTTATGTGACTCCAAAAGAACATCTTGGATTGCCAAATCGTGATGACGTGAAGGCTGGAGTTATAGCTTACAAGATAGCTGCTCATGCTGCCGATTTAGCCAAACAACACCCACATGCTCAAGAATGGGATGATGCATTAAGCAAGGCAAGATTTGAGTTTCGATGGATGGACCAGTTTGCTTTGTCGTTGGATCCAATGACAGCCATGTCATTCCATGATGAAACTCTGCCGTCAGAAGGTGCAAAGGTGGCCCATTTCTGCTCAATGTGTGGCCCTAAATTCTGCTCTATGAAGATAACTGAGGATGTGAGAAAGTATGCTGAGAAACATGGCTATGGTGATGTTGAGGAAGCTTTGAAGCAGGGAATGAATGCTATGAGTGCAGAGTTTCTTGCTGCAAAGAAAACTATCAGCGGAGAACAGCATGGCGAAGCTGGTGGAGAGATTTACTTGCCAGAATCTTACTTGAGTGCCAAGGAGGGGTAAGGCTTAGTATACtgaaaaacttttttataaGCTTGGCATTTTCACTTAatatagattaaaaattaaagttgtgaATCATGTATATAAAGATCCTAATAATAAAACTTATACCTAGTAGGAAAGatcataaatcataataattccTCATTACCATTTCATGAAAATGTTTGCTGCTCATTTGACTTATCTAGGCTTTTGTCACCTGAGATGAAATGATCTTATTCAATTTCTTTCTGCAGGAATATATAAAGGGTGcaaatcatttgagagagaGCTTGGAGCTAGATACACAACTGGCCAGTCAGGATGGTGAAGTATTTTCAAGCTAAAGGATAATACAAAGTTTAGTTTTGTGAACAACATTTAAGAAACTCAAACTTTATTCTACTTTGGTTGTGTTATCCAATTCTCGGAAATAAATTTCTTTAGTATCATCATGTTTCGTACCGTCTTTATCTTTTCGGCTGTTATTAACACCCGAGATGCACCAGGGGTGCCTGTATCTGCATAGCATGCTAGCAGTTCAGGCTGAGACAGTCCCTTCGAACCTGATCAGGGTGATGCCTGCGTAGGGAGCGTGcattgtttttctcttttgttaTATTTCTGCAGGAAAATATGCGTTATATACTAGTTGCGGAAGCGGCTACAGCATGTGTTGTTCATGCCAATTGTTCATGGTGGGAATGTAGCCGAACTGGAGGAATAGAATATACTATGATCTGAATTATTTGTTTCTTATTGTTAATATATAGAATGAAGGTCTTATAAATCAAC from Cicer arietinum cultivar CDC Frontier isolate Library 1 chromosome 5, Cicar.CDCFrontier_v2.0, whole genome shotgun sequence carries:
- the LOC105852155 gene encoding phosphomethylpyrimidine synthase, chloroplastic isoform X1, with the translated sequence MQMVDLQMFCIEMASVHANVTSVVCKNGNHVSQSKFPNTSFLPRFDVVGRSSNAWKKELVPPSMALVPRATLTFDPPTANADKSKQKKHTVDPASPDFLPLPSFEQCFPKSTKEYREVVHEETGHVLKVPFRRVHLSGDESHFDTYDTSGPQNISPRIGLPKLREEWIDRRQETGPPRFTQMYYAKQGIITEEMLYCATREKLDPEFVRSEVARGRAIIPSNKKHLELEPTIVGRNFLVKVNANIGNSAVVSSIEEEVYKVQWATMWGADTVMDLSTGRHIHETREWILRNSAVPVGTVPIYQALEKVNGIAEDLSWEVFRDTLIEQAEQGVDYFTIHAGVLLRYIPLTAKRMTGIVSRGGSIHAKWCLAYHKENFAYEHWDDILDICNQYDVALSIGDGLRPGSIYDANDTAQFAELLTQGELTRRAWEKDVQVMNEGPGHVPMHKIPENMQKQLEWCNEAPFYTLGPLTTDIAPGYDHITSAIGAANIGALGTALLCYVTPKEHLGLPNRDDVKAGVIAYKIAAHAADLAKQHPHAQEWDDALSKARFEFRWMDQFALSLDPMTAMSFHDETLPSEGAKVAHFCSMCGPKFCSMKITEDVRKYAEKHGYGDVEEALKQGMNAMSAEFLAAKKTISGEQHGEAGGEIYLPESYLSAKEGNI
- the LOC105852155 gene encoding phosphomethylpyrimidine synthase, chloroplastic isoform X2; protein product: MASVHANVTSVVCKNGNHVSQSKFPNTSFLPRFDVVGRSSNAWKKELVPPSMALVPRATLTFDPPTANADKSKQKKHTVDPASPDFLPLPSFEQCFPKSTKEYREVVHEETGHVLKVPFRRVHLSGDESHFDTYDTSGPQNISPRIGLPKLREEWIDRRQETGPPRFTQMYYAKQGIITEEMLYCATREKLDPEFVRSEVARGRAIIPSNKKHLELEPTIVGRNFLVKVNANIGNSAVVSSIEEEVYKVQWATMWGADTVMDLSTGRHIHETREWILRNSAVPVGTVPIYQALEKVNGIAEDLSWEVFRDTLIEQAEQGVDYFTIHAGVLLRYIPLTAKRMTGIVSRGGSIHAKWCLAYHKENFAYEHWDDILDICNQYDVALSIGDGLRPGSIYDANDTAQFAELLTQGELTRRAWEKDVQVMNEGPGHVPMHKIPENMQKQLEWCNEAPFYTLGPLTTDIAPGYDHITSAIGAANIGALGTALLCYVTPKEHLGLPNRDDVKAGVIAYKIAAHAADLAKQHPHAQEWDDALSKARFEFRWMDQFALSLDPMTAMSFHDETLPSEGAKVAHFCSMCGPKFCSMKITEDVRKYAEKHGYGDVEEALKQGMNAMSAEFLAAKKTISGEQHGEAGGEIYLPESYLSAKEGNI